CTGATGACACTGTTTATGTCGTCAGCTCTGGGTCCAGGGTCACCAACGTCTTTCATTAATCCAACTTTGTCTCTAGCAGCATGTCGTGGCACAGACAAACGGAATGGCCACAGGAAGTTGTTTACAACTCTGAAGTTCTTTCCAGCAGAGTAGATCTCATGGATAAGATCCTCTAAACAGATGATCCCATATTGTCCTTGAAACACAAACAGAAGTCTGAACATTTTCTTAAACCTAAGTCATTGATATGAATGCAAAAATTTGCGTGTTGAGATACAACATTGCATTATGTTAAGCACCCCAAAAAGTTCCACTGAATGAAATGtatccatcatgttcattatgatgCTTACCTAGATGCTGCTCTATGAGTGTGTTGTCAGTAAGAGGAACTTTTCTCTTATTGATCTTTGCTTGACCTCTTTTCAATATGAGCTCACGGACTGATTTCAAGTTGGGAAACCTGTTAAGTCAAAAAATAAATCAAGTAAGTGCAGTTCAAGAGGGGCATGAGAGAACGAAGCTGACAGTGGTTTAATTAACGCAAAATAACTTTGGAAAACCTTATAACAAGCAAACAAAAGAACATCATATGATCATCTCACCCCCATGCAACATATGGCTCCACGGTCTTGAgcatttttaatgatgtattgCTGACTTTCACAAAGGTGCCACTGAATATCTTCCTCAGCCTCAGCATCTGAATGCCTTTCTTTACTTGAGGGCTCACACCTTTAATCCTAAAAGCAATAAGCAAATTTGAAACCCTGACAAAACCACCTTCTATCAAGTGACCTAACAGACAAAAAGCTGAACACCAATGTGAACAAAGCATAAGTGGGAATTACTCTCTGATGCGGACAGCAAAAACCAAGCTGTGCTTTGCTGGTGGCAAAGCAGGGGGAGGTCTCTGTTTGAGCCTTGCGAGCCGTGTTTCATCTCGATGTCTCCTGTTGCTGTTCTTCAAGAATTCCTCCAAGCGCTTAAACTTCAAAGGGATTCCCTTATGTGCCTAGAAAATGTTTTTCGACAATTTTAATCTTATTCTGAAACAACTGTTTCCTATTTGAAGTGATAGCCGCCacccccccaaaaatgaaaatggtctcatttactcaccctcaaaccatcccagatgtgtatgacttttttctgctgaacaaaagatttttagaagaatatctcagttctgtaggtccatacaatgcaaatgaatggtggccagctccaaaatgtacataaaggcGGCATTAACATACTCTATACGACTTCAGTAATTTCATcaaaagctatatgataggtgtgggtgagaaacatatcaacatttcagtccttttttaccattaatCTCAACATATCTCAATATGCATTGTTGCACATATTGCCACCAACTGGTCattgctggtcaaaggtggagatttatagtacaaaggACTGAACTGTTGATTCggttctcactcacacctattatattgcttctgaagatatagatttatccactggagttgtctggattccttttatgctgtCTGTATGTGCATTTTGgtgtttcaaagttctggccaccattcacttgcaatgttaGGACTAACAGacatgagatattcttcaaaaaaatctttgtgttctgccaaagaaagtcagtcatgcacatctgggttagcatgagggtgagtaaattatgagagaatttgcatttttgagtgaactattcctttaacaatagtTTTGTGGAGTGAATTCTTACTTTTCTTTTCTGCTGTAATGCAAGTTTGGCTTGAGTTGCTTTGATTGCCTGATATGCCTTGCGTCTCTTGAGCAGGTTCTCAGGAACCAGCTTGATCACTTTCTCAGTTCTGAACAAAAGACATAAATGCAtcttttacattttcattcattttaattattaataaatcagTTTAATATAAAAGATGAAAAACTTCTCACATTTGAGCAAacgttttgcattgttatagcatcATCAGGAGTTTTCGAAGTGTATATTAGGCTGCTTGAGTAGTCAGTGTCGGATAACGTTTTGTAAAGTAGTGCTGTGTTCCATTAAACTTAGATTTGAccacttcctactaggaaaagtgcaataaaATGCATCTTTAAGTAAGAATAACAACTTGTAGGgccgtgcagaaattctcaacccCGAGacgcaggtgcatgatgtcacacaaacatgtcgacactcagggagatatactaagtgataaacattcactttattatgtaatatcgataaatgagtttgtttccacattacatgatattaaagcttgtttaacagaTGCCTGCAGAAACGGGTGTATAaatcattataatctcttttgataaatgtacacctgtagcacaaaagCTAGCACTGCAACATTGTTTATCagctgggttgctaggagacatctctaatgagagtcaaacccctgctaagcaaTGGgaacattgcagttttgtttccttaaatgtcatcttctGCATATCAgggaatgaaatgcatttattttcgGAGATATCAagaaggaatatcccacatctaacttgaatggaacgcagcatattgtaaacctccttggtagatttatatgaaaaattatgatttttaaatgtctgttcgggagacgttcatttcacaaacagtCACGCTgctgttaaaattaggcttgcttgagcattgtgtcgtttcaagttctggctttcgtgagTGGATGtgaatgtcaattggtattactagttagctgcgacataatgtatgatgcccaaagacaTGGGCGTCTTATTCGTTGGGAAGCGTGTTTTCTTAATAGCATGATTCACACTGAAGGCCTGGAGTGTTAATCACTACATAAGTGGCCTGCCactgatataaataaatatatatatatatatatatatatatatatatatatacatacaggtccttctcaaaaaattagcatattgtgataaaggtcattattttccataatgtaatgataacaatttaactttcatatattttagattcattgcacaccaactgaaatatttcaggtcttttattgttttaatactgatgattttggcatacagctcatgaaaacccaaaattcccatctcaaaaaattagcatatttcatccgaccaataaaagaagtgtttttaataccaaaaaaaaagtcaaccttcaaataattatgttcagttatgcactcaatacttggtcgggaatccttttgcagaaatgactgcttcaatgcggcgtggcatggaggcaatcagcctgtggcactgctgaggtgttatggaggcccaggatgcttcgatagcggccttaagctca
This sequence is a window from Xyrauchen texanus isolate HMW12.3.18 chromosome 30, RBS_HiC_50CHRs, whole genome shotgun sequence. Protein-coding genes within it:
- the LOC127624187 gene encoding 60S ribosomal protein L7-like 1; the protein is MADIGTEKVIKLVPENLLKRRKAYQAIKATQAKLALQQKRKAHKGIPLKFKRLEEFLKNSNRRHRDETRLARLKQRPPPALPPAKHSLVFAVRIREIKGVSPQVKKGIQMLRLRKIFSGTFVKVSNTSLKMLKTVEPYVAWGFPNLKSVRELILKRGQAKINKRKVPLTDNTLIEQHLGQYGIICLEDLIHEIYSAGKNFRVVNNFLWPFRLSVPRHAARDKVGLMKDVGDPGPRADDINSVIRKLN